A single Brassica rapa cultivar Chiifu-401-42 chromosome A04, CAAS_Brap_v3.01, whole genome shotgun sequence DNA region contains:
- the LOC103866021 gene encoding cytosolic sulfotransferase 11-like encodes MDTPQQQQDRISPEAKWWVDGQRIRHKGFWFRPEFITASEAIRAHYTPLPSDIILASFPKTGTTWLKALTSSILRHSSTIHDNHDHLDNLNPHEVVPFLEIELFGENASKDITKISCPRVFNTHLPLSFLPDTVTTSGSKLIYITRHPADTFVSLWHLYKNKFGTEITIRQAFDDFCKGLVPAGPYFDHVLEFWDARDRDRVLFLTYEDLKEKPEENVKRIADFLGCKTTVEKVVKECSFENMKNTSKEREGVHWSGTKYDMFFRKGVVGDWKNHLTQEMMKELENIADLKWSESGLDLSVFNNNAS; translated from the coding sequence ATGGACACTCCACAACAGCAACAAGACAGAATCTCACCAGAAGCAAAGTGGTGGGTCGACGGACAACGCATCAGACACAAAGGCTTCTGGTTCAGACCAGAGTTCATCACTGCCTCTGAAGCTATAAGAGCACACTACACACCTCTTCCTTCCGACATAATACTCGCCTCTTTCCCCAAAACCGGCACCACTTGGCTCAAAGCCTTAACCTCCTCCATTCTCCGACACAGCTCAACCATACACGACAACCATGACCATCTGGATAACCTTAACCCCCACGAAGTAGTACCATTCTTGGAGATAGAGTTGTTCGGAGAAAACGCATCAAAGGACATAACAAAGATCTCTTGTCCCAGAGTGTTCAACACTCATCTCCCTCTCTCGTTTTTACCGGACACTGTCACGACCTCAGGGTCCAAACTCATTTACATAACTCGCCACCCAGCTGACACCTTTGTCTCTCTCTGGCATCTCTACAAAAACAAGTTTGGGACAGAGATCACTATCCGACAAGCCTTTGATGACTTCTGCAAAGGGCTTGTCCCAGCCGGTCCCTACTTTGACCACGTACTCGAGTTCTGGGACGCAAGAGACCGAGACCGTGTGTTGTTCCTCACTTACGAAGATCTGAAAGAAAAACCAGAAGAGAACGTGAAGAGGATCGCAGACTTCTTGGGGTGTAAGACGACGGTGGAGAAGGTGGTGAAAGAGTGTAGCTTCGAGAATATGAAGAACACAAGTAAAGAAAGAGAAGGAGTTCACTGGAGTGGAACTAAGTATGATATGTTCTTTAGGAAAGGTGTGGTTGGAGATTGGAAGAATCATTTGACACAAGAGATGATGAAGGAGCTTGAAAACATTGCTGACCTGAAATGGAGTGAATCTGGCTTGGATCTCAGCGTTTTTAATAATAATGCTTCATAA